The Acipenser ruthenus chromosome 45, fAciRut3.2 maternal haplotype, whole genome shotgun sequence sequence TGAGAGCGGTGACCAGGAGCGTGGAGAGGACAGGAGCCAGGATGAGAGGCACGAGCACAAAGAGGGGGGGGTCACGGAGTGGGGCAATGTAGCGAGGGCAGGCTTTCAGCCAACGGCCATGAACCCCCACAAACAGGGAGTCCACCTCGGGGTTCGGCCACTCACACTGCAGAGCGTCAGCCAGCATCTCCGTACACACAGTCAGGTCATTATAGAGactggagggagagagagggacactCTCAACACAGCTGGAGGGCAGGATAGTTCAGATCACTTCTTTACTCTTATTGATTAGCATGTTATCACCAATAATTGTGTATCTGACAGTCATCTAATACTCAATAAGGATCACTGCCACTGAGACGGTCCTCTCTCTTACTGAGCTGTCCATAAAGACATGTGTGTCGTGTGTAATTAAACTGGGGATCACAAAATGACTTGAACTCAGGCTCTCCTCTATCAATTATACACTATACCATAATGATATTCACAAATATGCAACTCATGAGTGATGTCGTGCACGttctttcaaattattattattattattattattattattattattattattattattattattattattattattattattattactgctgtaCAGCTCTGAATTTTTACACAGCGTCTCAGCCCTACCTGGAGAGGACAGTCCAGTCACACCAACGCTGCGGGTCGGTCCAGTTCATCTGGACCTCGAAGTTTGTTACACAGTGCTGGATACTGCTGGAATACAGGGTCAGGTCACACGCTGCACAGAGGGCTGGAGAAACACAGACATTCAAAACAGCCGTCACTAGCTACCGCTAAAAAATACACTTAGGTGTATGTAAGtgtaggcgcagtgcaaataattgcggaggGAACAATctaattgcattgcggccaggccattattttgcaataattttccactataatTATCCGCGATTATGATTATGAGGGTCTCAATGATTTTATGATGGGAACAGCGTTCAGGATAAAGAGTCGGGTTAAAACAGCGAGTTTCAGACTCTCAGAAGAAGCTTTTGGTATTCAGGGATAACGTGTTTCAATAAGCTACGGTACAGACCTGGAGGCCGTTAGCGTTCAACATGCTTGAATGTCTCCTGTAAGGTTTCAATGCGTTCTTCTTGTACATCGGAATGAATGGACTGTCCGCTAAATTATATTACTGAACCGTGATATCGCGGCTCCTCTGTGCTTCCAGCGCCAGTCCGCACTCCTTTAAAGAataagtgaaagaaagaaacaagtCGTTTTGTTCACGCTATAGCGCGCCTGTCTGAAGGACTCGCTCCGGGGGTAGACTCTGTTCAAATTACAGCTTAATGGATTCTGTTCAGTTTTTGTGTAAGTGATAATAGACATTTTAACGACTTCAACTGTGCGTCAACTTtccagtaaaataaatgttcaccgtgtataagaagaagaagaagaagaagtatcaCTTATGTCTCATAATTATAAACCTATAACTTCAAAGAGAAGATACCTATAGATTTGTCACTGCTGTCTGTGGAAATGATTTACCAGTATAGCTGTGTATATACGAAAGTATGACAGTGTTTTAGAAACCATGCAGACGTTTCTATATATTAAACAACAAGATCGGCTTTTGTCTTcagtaataaaatacacatttaaatatctatttaccatataaacgtttttttttaaaaaatggagaACGATTtcctaaaatgtatttgaaatacaaaGTCGTAGTTTTACACGCACGCTTTATCGAGGTGTTATTATTCGGGTGTAACATTGATATCAGAGTGCTGTGTACTCGATTTTCTATGGAGAAGTTCTGGAGACCTGCTGGCTCGCATCTTCAGCGACACTAGATACATCTGTAAGAGGCTCGTTCTTGTGTTATACAGCGCATGGACGACATGCTGAACTTTCAGCATGAATTCGATCATAACATATCGTGGCAATGCCTTACCGGGCAGCAGCAGGAGTCCGCGGAGCAGCCGATAAAGCCGTGAAGTCGGAGTCATGTCGGCTTCATTTCTTCACTGGAGCGCTGGCTGAACCGCGGAGCTGGAAGAGCACAGAGAGGCAGGATGGAGAGACCGCCCCTGCCATACAGGTGAGCAGCAGCGGGTGGCGTCAAGGATCCCGCTTGCAGGCAAAC is a genomic window containing:
- the LOC117400954 gene encoding receptor activity-modifying protein 1-like encodes the protein MTPTSRLYRLLRGLLLLPALCAACDLTLYSSSIQHCVTNFEVQMNWTDPQRWCDWTVLSSLYNDLTVCTEMLADALQCEWPNPEVDSLFVGVHGRWLKACPRYIAPLRDPPLFVLVPLILAPVLSTLLVTALIIWLGKRSEGML